The following coding sequences lie in one Bacteroidota bacterium genomic window:
- a CDS encoding T9SS type A sorting domain-containing protein — DLFQFGTISENLKNWPWQLGAPIIDGDGIPDNYNLEGGDLPELLGHQRLWWIMNDRGNVHERFGSEPLGIEVHGTAIGYEFPQLVENNTFYSYQLINKNTTTIEDAYFTFWTDGDLGNFADDYVGSDSLLGLGFYYNADNEDEGGEGYGTAPPAVGFTFLKTPPAENDGLDNDRDGETDESGEELGVTVIMNHQKTWDPRNSQDIFNYARGRWRDGEPMQEGFFGHQTGGATTLFYMAGDPLNNMFWSERNADGAGLVLDPADRRLHASTGPFTLAPGDTMQIAFGVIWARGDDNLDSLRKLKLDVATLNQAGDAILSPSIRENPFPQQDPVPAENHVLGFDQNFPNPFTKSTTIRYSIPQAMRVRLAVFDILGREVAVLVEERQDAGIYSVEFDAGVLPAGVYLARFQVDQLQFTKRMLLVD, encoded by the coding sequence ATGATTTATTTCAATTCGGTACCATTTCAGAAAACCTGAAAAATTGGCCCTGGCAGTTGGGTGCGCCGATAATCGACGGCGACGGCATCCCTGACAACTACAATCTCGAAGGCGGTGACCTTCCCGAATTACTCGGCCACCAGCGGCTCTGGTGGATTATGAACGACCGGGGTAATGTGCATGAACGCTTCGGCAGTGAACCCTTGGGCATTGAAGTACACGGTACCGCGATCGGCTACGAATTTCCACAGCTTGTTGAAAACAACACATTTTACAGCTACCAACTCATCAACAAAAACACGACAACCATCGAAGACGCATACTTCACGTTCTGGACGGATGGCGACCTGGGCAACTTTGCTGATGACTATGTAGGATCTGACTCCCTGCTTGGGCTTGGATTCTATTACAACGCGGACAATGAGGATGAAGGTGGCGAAGGGTACGGCACGGCCCCGCCAGCAGTTGGCTTCACCTTCCTAAAAACGCCTCCGGCAGAAAATGACGGGCTTGACAATGATCGTGACGGCGAAACCGATGAATCAGGGGAGGAACTGGGAGTCACGGTCATTATGAATCACCAAAAAACATGGGACCCCCGGAATTCACAGGACATCTTCAACTACGCGCGCGGGCGTTGGCGAGATGGCGAACCTATGCAGGAAGGGTTCTTTGGGCATCAAACCGGTGGAGCAACAACGTTATTTTACATGGCAGGAGATCCACTAAACAACATGTTCTGGTCAGAACGGAACGCTGATGGTGCAGGTCTCGTGCTTGACCCAGCCGATCGTCGGCTCCATGCTTCAACCGGCCCATTTACACTCGCACCCGGTGACACCATGCAGATCGCATTTGGCGTCATCTGGGCGCGGGGCGATGACAACCTGGACTCGCTTCGTAAACTAAAGCTAGATGTGGCAACGCTAAATCAGGCAGGGGATGCCATTCTCTCACCAAGCATCCGCGAAAACCCGTTTCCTCAACAAGACCCTGTACCGGCTGAAAACCATGTACTCGGGTTCGACCAGAATTTCCCCAACCCTTTTACCAAGTCAACTACAATCCGGTACAGCATCCCGCAAGCCATGCGGGTTCGCCTCGCGGTGTTCGATATCCTCGGGCGCGAAGTGGCTGTACTGGTTGAGGAACGGCAGGACGCCGGCATCTACAGCGTGGAGTTTGATGCCGGCGTACTCCCTGCCGGCGTGTATCTCGCTCGTTTCCAGGTAGATCAACTTCAATTCACAAAACGCATGTTGCTGGTTGATTAG